In Colwellia sp. M166, a genomic segment contains:
- a CDS encoding S10 family peptidase, with translation MRIRHLIPIISLLLLLSPLANAEFERKIAIDESSTSSHSTKVNGRSFDYTATTGTQPVWDEEGNPTASLFYTYYQRSKVKNRAARPLLISFNGGPGSASVWMHVAYTGPKVLNVDSEGFPLQPYGVKTNEFSILDTADIVFVNPVNTGYSRVLPNKDGKMPSKAEQKKMFFGVNADVKYLADWVNTFVTRNNRWQSPKYLIGESYGTTRVSGLALELQSRQWMYLNGVILVSPTDIGIKRDGPVKAANRLPYFAATAWYHKALSADLQSRDLLEILPEIEKFTLNEYLPALAKGGFIAADEKQHIAEQVSRYSGLSVQEVLRSNLDIETSYFWKEILRNREQTVGRLDSRYLGIDEKVSGSRPDYNAELTSWLHSFTPAINYYLREELNYKTDIKYNMFGNVHPWDRSNNKTGENLRLAMAQNPYLNVMIQSGYYDGATNYFDAKYTLSQLDPSGKMRDRLSFKGYKSGHMMYLRYQDLAASNQDIRQFMQATLPNKTTPAKYHSKQ, from the coding sequence ATGAGAATTAGGCATTTAATACCGATAATTAGCTTATTATTACTTTTATCGCCATTAGCAAATGCAGAATTTGAACGCAAAATTGCCATTGATGAAAGTAGTACAAGTAGCCATAGCACTAAAGTGAACGGGAGGTCATTTGACTACACAGCAACCACCGGCACTCAACCCGTTTGGGATGAAGAAGGTAATCCTACAGCTAGCCTTTTTTATACTTATTACCAAAGGTCAAAAGTAAAAAATAGAGCCGCACGTCCATTACTGATCTCATTTAATGGTGGTCCTGGCTCTGCATCAGTTTGGATGCATGTTGCCTACACTGGTCCTAAAGTACTCAATGTTGATAGTGAAGGTTTTCCGCTACAACCGTATGGCGTAAAAACGAATGAGTTTTCTATTTTAGATACTGCCGATATTGTTTTTGTTAACCCAGTTAACACCGGTTATTCTCGAGTTTTACCCAATAAAGATGGCAAAATGCCATCAAAAGCTGAGCAAAAGAAAATGTTCTTTGGCGTCAATGCTGACGTTAAATACCTAGCCGATTGGGTGAATACCTTTGTAACTCGCAACAACCGCTGGCAGTCACCTAAGTATCTGATCGGTGAAAGCTACGGTACTACTCGGGTTTCAGGTTTAGCATTAGAACTACAGTCACGTCAGTGGATGTATCTTAATGGCGTAATTTTAGTCTCACCAACGGATATTGGTATTAAGCGTGACGGCCCGGTAAAAGCGGCAAATCGCTTGCCTTATTTCGCAGCTACAGCTTGGTATCACAAAGCTTTAAGTGCCGATTTACAAAGTCGTGATTTGTTAGAGATATTGCCTGAAATTGAAAAGTTCACCCTTAATGAATACTTGCCTGCATTAGCTAAAGGTGGCTTTATTGCTGCTGACGAGAAACAACACATCGCAGAGCAAGTATCACGATATTCTGGCTTGTCAGTACAAGAAGTATTAAGAAGTAATTTAGATATTGAAACGTCATATTTTTGGAAAGAGATACTACGTAACCGTGAACAAACTGTTGGTCGTTTAGACTCTCGCTACTTAGGTATTGACGAAAAAGTTAGTGGTAGTCGCCCTGATTACAATGCAGAATTAACCTCGTGGCTACACAGCTTTACGCCAGCAATTAACTATTACTTACGCGAAGAGCTTAATTACAAAACCGACATTAAATACAATATGTTTGGCAATGTGCATCCTTGGGATAGAAGCAATAACAAAACGGGTGAAAACTTACGTTTAGCTATGGCACAAAACCCTTATTTAAACGTAATGATCCAATCGGGTTACTACGATGGCGCAACCAATTATTTTGATGCTAAATATACTTTATCGCAACTTGACCCAAGTGGAAAAATGCGTGATAGATTATCGTTTAAAGGCTATAAAAGCGGTCATATGATGTACTTACGTTACCAAGATTTAGCAGCATCTAACCAAGATATTCGCCAGTTTATGCAAGCAACATTGCCAAATAAAACCACACCGGCAAAGTATCACAGCAAGCAATAA
- a CDS encoding HutD family protein produces MIEIIPPTQFKTVPWKNGQGETIEMLINPGGSLENFDWRLSMANVVEDGVFSNFSGYTRNLILIAGDGINLQHNDNKIDRLTRLLDISTFDGGDKTVGNLQSNEITDFNIITRTERITTKVKCYPQAKNQDLGTSQLCFIYSLFKDALLTINNDQKVVTLPAQHLMQITDLPENYATLTGDHLIVVYLSDCT; encoded by the coding sequence ATGATAGAAATTATTCCCCCTACACAATTTAAAACCGTGCCATGGAAAAATGGTCAGGGAGAAACTATCGAAATGCTGATCAATCCCGGTGGTAGTTTAGAAAACTTTGATTGGCGATTAAGCATGGCCAACGTAGTTGAAGATGGCGTTTTCTCTAACTTTTCAGGATATACCCGCAACCTGATTTTAATTGCTGGTGACGGTATAAATTTACAGCACAACGACAATAAAATTGATCGGTTAACACGTTTACTCGATATTTCTACTTTTGACGGTGGTGATAAAACTGTCGGTAATTTGCAGAGCAATGAAATTACCGACTTTAATATTATCACTCGTACCGAGCGCATTACTACTAAGGTAAAGTGTTACCCCCAAGCAAAAAACCAAGATCTTGGCACAAGTCAGCTCTGTTTTATTTATAGTTTATTCAAAGATGCCTTATTGACTATAAACAACGACCAAAAAGTAGTGACCTTACCCGCTCAACACTTAATGCAGATAACTGACTTACCCGAAAACTACGCCACACTAACAGGAGACCACCTTATAGTGGTTTATCTAAGCGATTGCACATAG
- a CDS encoding porin family protein, with protein sequence MFKKYLMVLSLLALPLTASANWSAGAGYANLSDSDDGESISLGVIYGSIAYELAKEGSKFSFIPALRLGTGVSDDKFYGVKVEVKRFTALSIRAQYNYDNGVYLYAMPSYANLDIKASNNGISRSDDNWEFGFGGGVGKQINDKTSIEASYESYDGTDLLTIGFKYAF encoded by the coding sequence GTGTTTAAAAAATATCTAATGGTACTTTCTCTATTGGCCTTACCTTTGACCGCCTCCGCAAACTGGTCTGCTGGTGCGGGTTATGCCAACTTATCAGATAGCGATGATGGAGAGTCAATTTCGCTAGGTGTTATTTATGGCTCTATTGCCTACGAGCTTGCCAAAGAGGGCAGTAAATTCTCTTTTATTCCAGCGTTACGTCTTGGTACAGGTGTTTCTGATGATAAATTTTATGGTGTTAAAGTAGAAGTTAAGCGCTTCACTGCTTTATCAATTCGTGCGCAGTATAATTATGATAACGGCGTATATTTATATGCTATGCCTTCCTATGCAAATCTAGATATTAAAGCCAGTAATAACGGTATTTCGCGTAGTGACGATAACTGGGAATTTGGTTTTGGTGGTGGTGTTGGTAAACAAATCAATGACAAAACGAGTATTGAAGCTTCGTATGAAAGTTATGACGGCACAGATCTATTAACCATTGGCTTTAAATATGCTTTTTAA
- a CDS encoding cytochrome c encodes MKKIIMTVLLGLSAVVTANAAQGDAEAGKGKTAMCAACHGPDGNSLVPMYPKLAGQSASYLVKQLTEFKLGMTSAGKSGRVDPVMGGMAMALNEQDMADVAAFYASQKSTAGSGTANAEGKKLYLGGNAEMEVTACVACHGINGKGMPSAGFPALASQNAEYLKIQLEKFRSGDRNNDPNAMMQGIAANLTDEEITALSQYMSSLK; translated from the coding sequence ATGAAAAAAATTATCATGACTGTTTTACTAGGATTAAGTGCAGTGGTTACTGCCAATGCCGCACAAGGCGATGCCGAAGCAGGCAAAGGCAAAACAGCTATGTGTGCTGCTTGTCATGGCCCTGACGGCAACAGTTTAGTTCCTATGTATCCTAAATTAGCCGGACAAAGTGCGAGCTACTTAGTTAAACAACTGACTGAATTTAAACTGGGTATGACATCTGCTGGTAAATCAGGTCGTGTTGACCCAGTAATGGGCGGTATGGCAATGGCCCTTAACGAACAAGATATGGCTGATGTTGCAGCATTTTATGCTAGTCAAAAAAGTACAGCCGGTAGCGGTACTGCTAATGCTGAAGGTAAAAAACTTTACTTAGGTGGAAACGCTGAAATGGAAGTTACCGCATGTGTTGCCTGTCATGGTATCAATGGTAAAGGCATGCCAAGTGCTGGTTTTCCTGCCCTTGCCAGCCAGAATGCTGAATACTTAAAAATTCAGCTAGAAAAATTCCGCAGTGGTGATCGTAACAATGATCCTAACGCCATGATGCAGGGTATCGCAGCAAATTTGACGGATGAAGAAATTACCGCCTTATCACAATATATGTCATCACTAAAATAA
- a CDS encoding cytochrome c, which yields MKHILISLILTLSSINIAVAASGDADAGKTKAATCAACHGSNGIGASDSYPNLAGQHADYIVKQLKAFKAGDRKDPLMSPMAAPLSEQDMADVAAYFSALPRGGASQDTGSADAGSAVSAAPVAYVPNPAAGKSLYELGDASRNIGACIGCHGSEGNSEVLIYPNLANQHPEYIAKQLMNFKKKDRVNYAMNQFAGAMTKDDIADMQAYFADPAAVANVVSRKVMPAAPVTAEVIAGKAKAATCAACHGADGNSPVAIYPKLAGQSADYIIKQLQEFKAGTRKDPVMAPMAAALSEQDMLEVASYFAAQKIAVADLAGSEAGKKLYFGGNVKRKITACVACHGVSGKGMNKAGFPTIASQNEAYLKAQLMKFKKGERNNDYNTMMQSVASKLSANDIDELAKYMASMK from the coding sequence ATGAAACATATTCTAATTTCATTAATTTTAACACTATCAAGTATTAATATTGCTGTAGCTGCATCTGGCGATGCTGACGCAGGTAAAACTAAGGCAGCCACTTGTGCTGCATGTCATGGTTCAAACGGTATTGGCGCTAGTGATAGCTACCCAAATTTGGCTGGCCAACATGCTGACTATATCGTTAAGCAATTAAAAGCTTTTAAAGCTGGCGATCGTAAAGACCCCCTTATGAGTCCAATGGCTGCACCTTTATCTGAACAAGATATGGCTGACGTTGCGGCTTATTTCTCTGCTTTACCACGAGGCGGTGCAAGCCAAGATACTGGCTCTGCAGATGCAGGTAGTGCAGTAAGCGCAGCGCCGGTTGCTTATGTACCTAACCCAGCGGCGGGTAAAAGTTTATATGAGCTAGGCGATGCTTCACGAAACATTGGCGCATGTATTGGTTGTCATGGCAGCGAAGGTAACAGTGAGGTATTAATTTACCCTAACCTAGCTAATCAACACCCAGAATATATTGCTAAGCAATTAATGAACTTTAAAAAGAAAGATCGTGTTAACTACGCAATGAACCAATTTGCTGGTGCTATGACCAAAGATGATATTGCTGACATGCAAGCCTACTTTGCTGACCCAGCAGCTGTTGCCAATGTAGTTTCACGTAAGGTAATGCCGGCAGCACCTGTTACAGCTGAAGTTATTGCTGGTAAAGCTAAGGCAGCTACTTGTGCAGCATGTCATGGCGCTGACGGTAATAGCCCCGTTGCCATTTACCCGAAACTTGCCGGCCAAAGTGCTGACTACATCATTAAACAATTACAAGAATTTAAAGCTGGAACACGTAAAGACCCTGTTATGGCTCCTATGGCTGCCGCATTAAGCGAGCAAGACATGTTAGAAGTTGCTAGTTACTTTGCTGCACAAAAAATTGCTGTCGCTGATTTAGCAGGTTCAGAAGCAGGTAAGAAACTTTACTTTGGTGGTAACGTAAAACGTAAAATCACCGCTTGTGTTGCCTGTCATGGAGTTAGCGGCAAAGGTATGAACAAAGCTGGCTTCCCAACCATTGCCAGCCAAAACGAAGCTTACTTAAAAGCACAGTTGATGAAGTTCAAAAAAGGTGAGCGTAATAATGATTACAACACCATGATGCAAAGTGTTGCTTCTAAACTGTCAGCAAACGACATTGATGAGTTAGCCAAATACATGGCATCAATGAAATAA
- the yihA gene encoding ribosome biogenesis GTP-binding protein YihA/YsxC encodes MSSTAIHLTKATFTISAPDIRRLPADSGIEVAFAGRSNAGKSSALNTLTNQKSLARTSKTPGRTQLINIFEIAENKRLVDLPGYGFAKVPMEMKKKWQKALGEYLEKRQCLKGLVILMDIRHPLKDLDMDLIQWAADGELPVLALLTKSDKLSQGKVSAQVLAVKKQLAPLNADIKVQAFSSLKRTGSAQADAVICDWFQDENIQLLNELSEEPLTEE; translated from the coding sequence TTGTCTTCTACAGCCATTCATCTAACCAAAGCGACTTTTACCATTAGCGCACCCGATATCCGTCGTTTACCCGCAGATAGTGGTATTGAAGTAGCATTTGCTGGTCGCTCTAACGCAGGTAAATCAAGTGCGTTAAACACCCTAACTAATCAAAAAAGTCTTGCGCGTACTAGTAAAACACCAGGACGAACGCAGTTAATTAATATTTTTGAAATTGCCGAAAACAAGCGTTTAGTTGATTTGCCAGGCTATGGCTTTGCTAAAGTGCCAATGGAAATGAAGAAAAAATGGCAAAAAGCATTAGGCGAATACTTAGAAAAGCGTCAATGTTTGAAGGGCTTGGTTATCTTAATGGATATCAGACACCCATTGAAAGATCTTGATATGGATCTCATTCAATGGGCAGCTGACGGTGAGTTACCTGTTTTAGCTTTGCTAACGAAAAGTGATAAATTGTCACAAGGTAAAGTAAGTGCGCAAGTACTAGCCGTTAAAAAGCAATTAGCACCATTAAATGCTGATATTAAAGTGCAAGCTTTTTCGTCATTAAAGCGTACCGGCTCTGCACAAGCTGACGCTGTGATCTGCGACTGGTTTCAAGATGAGAACATTCAATTGCTTAATGAGTTAAGCGAAGAACCGTTGACTGAAGAATAA
- the msrA gene encoding peptide-methionine (S)-S-oxide reductase MsrA, which translates to MAIERAVLAGGCFWGMQDLIRKLPGVTETSAGYTGGEIENATYRNHGDHAEAIEIYFENTVIEYRKILEFFFQIHDPTTENRQGNDQGREYRSAIYYTSAEQKAMAEKTIADVNASGFWPNSVVTEVEPVGDFWQAEVEHQDYLQRVPYGYTCHFPRPDWILPEQ; encoded by the coding sequence ATGGCAATTGAACGTGCAGTATTAGCAGGTGGGTGTTTTTGGGGTATGCAAGATTTAATTCGTAAGCTACCTGGCGTAACGGAAACCTCTGCAGGCTATACCGGTGGTGAGATTGAAAACGCTACCTATCGCAATCATGGTGATCATGCAGAAGCTATTGAAATATATTTTGAAAATACGGTGATCGAGTATCGAAAAATTCTCGAGTTCTTTTTTCAAATCCATGATCCTACAACAGAAAATAGACAAGGTAATGACCAAGGGCGTGAATACCGCTCAGCCATTTATTATACAAGTGCTGAACAAAAAGCTATGGCTGAGAAAACCATTGCAGATGTTAATGCTTCAGGTTTTTGGCCAAATTCGGTGGTAACAGAAGTTGAGCCTGTAGGTGATTTTTGGCAAGCCGAAGTAGAACATCAAGATTATTTGCAGCGAGTGCCATACGGTTACACTTGCCACTTTCCAAGACCAGATTGGATATTACCCGAGCAATAA
- the msrB gene encoding peptide-methionine (R)-S-oxide reductase MsrB has protein sequence MSKYIKSSDAITNLTSEQYRVTQENGTERPWTGELLENTAPGIYVDVVSGEPLFASADKFDSGCGWPSFSKPIEAINVNELTDDTHGMLRTEVRSTHGDSHLGHVFPDGPIAQGGLRYCINSASLKFIHRDNMADEGYEAYLAQVEG, from the coding sequence ATGTCAAAATATATAAAATCGAGCGATGCTATTACTAACTTAACTTCTGAGCAGTACCGTGTAACGCAAGAAAATGGCACCGAACGTCCTTGGACTGGTGAGTTGCTCGAAAATACCGCCCCGGGTATTTATGTTGATGTAGTTTCTGGAGAGCCTTTATTTGCCTCAGCTGATAAATTCGACTCAGGTTGTGGTTGGCCAAGTTTTAGTAAACCGATTGAAGCGATTAACGTGAATGAGCTTACCGATGATACCCATGGCATGTTACGTACAGAAGTTCGATCAACCCATGGTGATAGTCACTTAGGACATGTATTTCCAGATGGACCTATTGCGCAAGGTGGTTTACGTTATTGCATTAATTCTGCTTCACTTAAGTTTATTCATCGCGATAACATGGCTGATGAAGGTTATGAAGCATATTTAGCACAAGTGGAAGGATAA
- a CDS encoding MarR family winged helix-turn-helix transcriptional regulator, whose product MTKPDSSSNLTLDKQICFSLYSASNAMARSYQPLLKKLDLTYLQYIVMMVLWQDSIMNVKELGAKVHLDSGTLTPLLKRLEGKGLVIRSRSKADERVRIISLSDAGNKLRQAAEQVPDMMMCKSKMTSEELNNLKQACDLLLKNLTTTD is encoded by the coding sequence ATGACAAAACCCGACTCATCTTCGAACCTTACGTTGGATAAGCAAATTTGTTTTTCTTTGTACAGTGCTTCAAATGCAATGGCGCGCTCTTATCAGCCATTATTGAAAAAATTGGATCTCACTTACCTGCAATACATTGTGATGATGGTGTTATGGCAAGATTCAATAATGAATGTGAAAGAGTTGGGCGCTAAAGTACATTTAGATTCAGGTACCTTAACGCCTTTATTGAAACGTTTGGAGGGCAAAGGCTTAGTTATTCGTTCGCGGAGTAAAGCTGATGAACGGGTAAGAATTATTAGCTTATCTGATGCGGGGAATAAATTACGCCAAGCCGCAGAGCAAGTGCCTGATATGATGATGTGTAAATCGAAAATGACCTCTGAAGAGTTGAACAATTTGAAGCAAGCATGCGATCTTTTATTGAAAAACTTAACGACTACTGATTAA
- a CDS encoding phytanoyl-CoA dioxygenase family protein, producing the protein MVESLQQLNSRYDEQGYFVIRNYFSASEIASLRTVILKFHELWKQDNAEFYQQEAFNSSLITGSQYLASDDRVQLFNFISSKKIMNIVEAVIASKPAFMNTQLFFNPVNRQQKDFWHRDCQYDYDVEGQKKVIHETQVLHLRVPLFDELGMELVPGTHKRWDNEEEFNVRQEERGRESSENLSTGKKITLAAGDLLVFSADMIHRGLYGLDRLALDILVFDSSADYVDYVDDDCLPDRSMLEKITDPRLFLNTMALKLQD; encoded by the coding sequence ATGGTAGAAAGTTTACAGCAATTAAATAGTCGTTATGATGAACAAGGCTATTTTGTTATTAGGAATTATTTTAGTGCGAGTGAAATAGCGTCGCTAAGGACAGTTATATTAAAATTTCATGAATTATGGAAACAGGATAATGCTGAGTTCTATCAACAAGAAGCTTTTAATTCTTCGTTAATTACCGGCAGTCAATATTTAGCATCTGACGATCGGGTGCAGTTGTTTAATTTTATTAGCTCAAAAAAAATCATGAATATTGTTGAAGCGGTTATCGCGAGTAAACCGGCATTTATGAACACCCAATTATTTTTTAACCCTGTTAATCGTCAGCAAAAAGATTTCTGGCATCGTGATTGTCAATATGATTATGACGTTGAAGGGCAAAAGAAAGTTATCCACGAGACGCAAGTTTTACATCTTCGAGTGCCCTTATTTGACGAGCTTGGTATGGAATTAGTGCCAGGTACGCATAAACGCTGGGATAATGAAGAAGAGTTTAATGTCCGTCAAGAAGAGCGAGGACGAGAGAGTAGTGAAAACCTCTCGACCGGGAAAAAAATCACTTTAGCGGCGGGGGATTTATTGGTGTTTTCGGCTGATATGATCCACCGTGGTTTATATGGCTTGGATAGATTAGCATTAGATATTCTAGTTTTTGATTCATCTGCAGATTATGTCGACTATGTTGATGATGATTGCTTGCCTGATAGGTCAATGTTGGAAAAAATTACCGATCCAAGATTGTTTCTTAATACCATGGCATTAAAGTTACAAGATTAG